One genomic region from Spirosoma sp. KCTC 42546 encodes:
- the atpD gene encoding F0F1 ATP synthase subunit beta has translation MSKATAVNTGKITQIIGPVVDVSFEGEGSRIPAILDALKVTKSNGQTVILEVQQHLGEDRVRAIAMDSTDGLYRGLDVIDLRAQITMPTGEGIRGRLFNVVGDAIDGIPQPKTTGTGLPIHRAAPKFEDLATSTEVLFTGIKVIDLLEPYAKGGKIGLFGGAGVGKTVLIQELINNIAKAYSGLSVFAGVGERTREGNDLLREMIEAGIIKYGDAFKHSMEEGGWDLTKVDLEEMTKSQATFVFGQMNEPPGARARVALSGLTIAEHFRDGDGEGAGRDILFFVDNIFRFTQAGSEVSALLGRMPSAVGYQPTLATEMGVMQERITSTKRGSITSVQAVYVPADDLTDPAPATTFAHLDATTVLSRKISELGIYPAVDPLDSTSRILSAEILGDEHYNTAQRVKEILQRYKELQDIIAILGLEELSEEDKLVVSRARRVQRFLSQPFFVAEQFTGLKGVLVPIEDTIKGFNLIIDGKYDHLPEAAFNLVGTIEDAVAKGEKMLKEAGQ, from the coding sequence ATGAGTAAGGCAACGGCAGTCAATACGGGTAAGATTACGCAAATAATCGGGCCGGTCGTGGACGTGAGTTTCGAGGGCGAAGGTTCCCGGATTCCCGCCATTCTGGACGCCCTCAAAGTAACAAAATCCAATGGCCAGACGGTCATTCTGGAGGTTCAGCAACACCTCGGCGAAGACCGTGTACGCGCAATTGCGATGGATTCGACCGACGGGCTGTATCGCGGCTTAGATGTTATTGACCTTCGTGCTCAAATTACCATGCCAACCGGCGAAGGCATCCGGGGTCGTTTGTTCAACGTTGTTGGCGATGCTATCGACGGTATTCCACAGCCAAAGACAACCGGTACTGGCCTGCCCATTCACCGGGCTGCCCCTAAATTTGAAGACCTCGCTACCTCAACCGAAGTACTGTTCACAGGTATCAAAGTAATTGACCTGCTGGAGCCTTACGCGAAAGGTGGTAAAATCGGTCTCTTCGGTGGCGCCGGTGTAGGTAAAACCGTATTGATTCAGGAATTGATCAACAATATCGCGAAGGCCTATTCGGGTCTGTCAGTATTTGCTGGCGTGGGCGAACGTACCCGCGAAGGAAATGACTTGCTTCGCGAAATGATCGAAGCCGGTATTATTAAATACGGCGACGCATTTAAACATTCGATGGAAGAAGGTGGCTGGGATCTGACCAAAGTAGATTTGGAAGAGATGACCAAAAGCCAGGCTACTTTCGTATTCGGACAGATGAACGAGCCCCCAGGAGCACGTGCTCGGGTAGCCCTGTCGGGTCTGACCATTGCTGAACACTTCCGCGATGGCGACGGTGAAGGCGCTGGTCGTGACATTCTGTTCTTCGTTGATAACATTTTCCGCTTTACCCAAGCAGGTTCTGAGGTATCGGCTCTGTTAGGTCGGATGCCATCAGCCGTGGGTTACCAGCCTACGCTGGCTACCGAAATGGGTGTCATGCAGGAGCGGATCACCTCAACCAAACGGGGTTCGATCACATCGGTACAGGCCGTTTACGTACCTGCCGATGACTTGACTGACCCGGCTCCGGCTACGACATTTGCTCACTTAGATGCTACGACGGTATTAAGCCGGAAAATTTCCGAGCTGGGTATCTATCCTGCGGTTGACCCTCTTGATTCGACCTCGCGGATTCTATCTGCCGAAATCCTGGGTGATGAGCACTACAACACAGCTCAACGTGTGAAAGAGATTCTGCAACGCTACAAAGAATTGCAGGATATCATCGCCATTCTGGGTCTGGAAGAACTTTCTGAAGAAGATAAACTGGTTGTAAGCCGCGCTCGTCGTGTGCAACGCTTCCTGTCGCAGCCGTTCTTTGTGGCTGAACAGTTCACCGGTTTGAAAGGCGTTCTGGTACCGATTGAAGATACCATCAAAGGCTTCAATCTGATCATCGACGGTAAGTATGACCACCTACCCGAAGCAGCGTTCAACCTAGTTGGCACCATTGAAGATGCCGTTGCGAAGGGAGAAAAAATGCTGAAAGAAGCGGGTCAATAA
- the malQ gene encoding 4-alpha-glucanotransferase, protein MLQQRSSGLLLHITSLPSAHGVGDLGPEAYRFADFLEASGQTYWQILPLTPVDPGSGFSPYSSPSAFAGNILMISLEKLVGENLLSQHDLDVFNEQPVHDVTVTEPPSVSGNTILAGPLVLAPNTMHAAWIKKRPLLQQAAETFLRDAAPAQRSDYDRFCAWQADWLIDYALFSALQESTGEPTWVRWPEELVRREPAALARQTELLHDRIEVIKVLQYFFMRQWNELTAYCYGKKIHLMGDIPIYIQFNSADVWANPTLFKLDANLQPLFVAGAPPDYFSEYGQRWGNPIYDWAEHERTGFAWWMHRLRHQMSLYSLTRLDHFLGFAVYWEIPANEPTAKVGEWVKAPIEAFMHAMHRQFVQLPIIAEDLGAKAAEIQPYLRHYGIPGMRVVQFGFGHDMPTSTHAVHNHTENFVVYSGTHDNNTTLGWFHESDEIHRLRMNDYLGFKITDKNVVDQICRLTMQSVARLAIMPVQDILNLDETHRMNTPGLGGRSWQWRLQPGQLTNRVAERLLNLTRMTGRA, encoded by the coding sequence ATGCTCCAACAACGCTCAAGTGGCTTATTGCTTCATATTACATCATTGCCTTCTGCACACGGTGTAGGTGATTTAGGTCCAGAAGCCTACCGTTTCGCCGATTTTCTGGAAGCATCCGGACAAACATACTGGCAAATCCTTCCGCTCACACCCGTTGATCCTGGTTCCGGGTTTTCACCTTATAGCAGTCCATCGGCTTTTGCAGGAAACATCCTGATGATCAGTCTGGAGAAGTTGGTCGGGGAGAATTTACTCAGTCAGCATGACCTGGACGTATTTAATGAACAGCCGGTTCATGACGTAACCGTGACAGAACCGCCTAGTGTATCGGGTAACACCATCCTGGCCGGACCACTTGTACTGGCACCGAATACAATGCACGCGGCCTGGATAAAAAAGCGCCCCCTTTTGCAACAGGCGGCAGAAACATTTCTGCGTGATGCGGCTCCTGCCCAGCGTAGTGATTATGACCGTTTTTGTGCCTGGCAGGCCGATTGGCTAATTGATTACGCCCTTTTCTCTGCCTTGCAAGAGTCTACCGGCGAACCGACCTGGGTGCGCTGGCCTGAAGAACTCGTCCGTCGTGAGCCCGCTGCGTTAGCTCGCCAGACCGAACTGCTGCATGACCGGATTGAGGTTATCAAAGTGCTACAGTACTTTTTCATGCGTCAGTGGAACGAGTTAACCGCTTACTGTTACGGAAAAAAGATCCATCTGATGGGCGATATTCCCATTTACATTCAGTTCAATAGTGCCGATGTCTGGGCTAATCCAACGTTGTTCAAGCTGGATGCAAATCTTCAACCTCTATTTGTCGCTGGTGCACCGCCCGATTATTTTAGCGAATATGGTCAGCGCTGGGGTAATCCAATTTATGACTGGGCTGAACACGAACGCACTGGATTTGCCTGGTGGATGCATCGCTTACGACATCAAATGTCGCTCTATAGCCTGACCCGACTAGATCATTTTCTTGGTTTCGCGGTGTATTGGGAAATTCCAGCCAATGAGCCAACTGCTAAAGTAGGGGAGTGGGTAAAAGCGCCCATCGAAGCGTTTATGCACGCCATGCACCGGCAGTTTGTTCAGTTACCTATTATTGCCGAAGATTTAGGGGCCAAAGCCGCTGAAATACAGCCTTATCTACGTCACTATGGCATTCCCGGCATGCGTGTTGTGCAATTCGGGTTCGGGCACGACATGCCAACCTCGACCCATGCCGTCCATAACCATACCGAGAATTTTGTGGTGTATTCCGGCACGCATGATAATAATACAACATTAGGTTGGTTTCATGAATCGGATGAGATTCACCGACTGCGAATGAATGACTATCTGGGGTTTAAAATCACGGATAAGAATGTAGTCGATCAGATTTGCCGCCTAACCATGCAGTCGGTGGCAAGGTTGGCCATTATGCCCGTTCAGGATATTCTAAATCTGGATGAAACGCATCGGATGAATACACCTGGTTTAGGGGGCCGGAGCTGGCAGTGGCGTTTGCAACCCGGTCAATTAACGAATAGGGTGGCTGAAAGACTATTGAACCTGACCAGGATGACGGGGCGAGCCTAA